The following are encoded together in the Capsulimonas corticalis genome:
- a CDS encoding cofactor-independent phosphoglycerate mutase, protein MKYIQLIPDGMADLPMPELDGKTPMQAAHTPNFDALAEQSLVGSVLTVPAGMYPGSDVANMCLLGYDPRQYYTGRGPIEAVAMGVPLDRHDVAFRCSLVTSDGTTLLDYSSGHITTEESRPLIELIDKKLGGGKLKFYPGVGYRHIMAWRDGKTNMETTPPHDFAGQELAKYWPKGDGEDFLQQLMLDSLEILNDHPINQRRREEGKAPGNMIWLWGQGYAPSMPQFLQTHGKTGGVITAVDVVRGLGRATGMRIIDVPGATGYIDTDYTAKANYALAALDSLDFIYLHIESPDESGHEGNLEHKLRSIEDIDKKVVSVLRKGMEKRGDYRLLIVPDHATPLALKTHKEGPVPFLLYDSSRPHTQSHYPFDERAVEEAKTQVEDGTQLIKMLLGEK, encoded by the coding sequence ATGAAGTATATCCAATTGATCCCCGACGGCATGGCCGACCTGCCGATGCCCGAACTCGACGGCAAGACGCCGATGCAGGCCGCCCACACGCCGAACTTTGACGCGCTCGCCGAGCAGTCGCTCGTCGGCTCGGTGCTGACGGTCCCCGCCGGGATGTATCCCGGCAGCGATGTCGCCAATATGTGCCTCCTCGGTTACGATCCGCGCCAGTACTACACGGGGCGCGGCCCGATCGAAGCTGTCGCCATGGGCGTTCCGCTGGATCGCCACGACGTCGCCTTCCGGTGCTCGCTCGTCACCTCCGACGGAACCACGCTGCTGGATTACTCCAGCGGCCACATCACCACCGAAGAATCGCGTCCGCTGATCGAGCTGATCGATAAGAAGCTCGGCGGCGGCAAGCTGAAGTTCTATCCCGGCGTCGGCTATCGGCACATCATGGCGTGGCGCGACGGCAAGACCAACATGGAGACCACGCCGCCGCACGACTTTGCCGGGCAGGAACTGGCGAAGTACTGGCCGAAGGGCGATGGCGAGGATTTCTTGCAGCAGCTCATGCTGGATTCGCTGGAGATTCTGAACGATCATCCGATCAATCAGCGCCGCCGTGAAGAGGGTAAGGCGCCGGGCAACATGATCTGGCTCTGGGGGCAGGGTTATGCGCCGTCCATGCCGCAGTTTTTGCAGACGCACGGCAAGACCGGCGGCGTCATCACGGCGGTCGACGTCGTGCGCGGCCTCGGCCGCGCCACCGGCATGCGGATCATCGATGTCCCCGGCGCCACAGGCTATATCGACACCGATTACACCGCGAAGGCCAATTACGCGCTGGCCGCCCTGGACAGTCTGGATTTCATCTATCTGCACATCGAATCGCCCGATGAATCCGGTCACGAGGGCAACCTCGAGCACAAGCTGCGCAGCATCGAAGACATCGACAAAAAGGTCGTCAGCGTTCTGCGCAAGGGTATGGAGAAGCGCGGCGACTACCGCCTGCTGATCGTTCCCGACCATGCGACGCCCCTGGCTTTGAAGACGCACAAAGAGGGGCCGGTCCCGTTCCTGCTTTACGACTCCAGCCGCC
- a CDS encoding phosphoribosylaminoimidazolesuccinocarboxamide synthase: MPEPVISTDIPGLQKFVTGKVRDVYDLGDALLLVATDRISAFDVVLPTGIPDKGRVLTQMSVFWFELTKDLLPNHLIATDMDTIGQRLRDAGATEITSELVSQLEGRSLLVKKCKAFPVECVVRGYLAGSAYNDYKTMFGHGGTVNLYGIPVPVGLRESDLFPEPLFTPASKSHSGHDENITQARAAEIVGQAAFEELKAKSIALYTTARDYAAQHGIIIADTKFEFGEIDGQIILIDEALTPDSSRFWEASDYKPGRAQLSFDKQFVRDYLLTLDWDKTAPGPALPAEIVEKTAEKYRDAYRRLTGRELHEGAQQ, translated from the coding sequence ATGCCGGAACCAGTAATCAGCACGGATATTCCCGGACTGCAAAAGTTCGTCACGGGCAAGGTCCGGGACGTTTATGACCTGGGCGATGCGCTGCTGCTCGTCGCCACAGATCGTATCTCGGCTTTCGACGTCGTCCTTCCCACCGGCATTCCGGACAAGGGCCGCGTTCTGACTCAGATGTCCGTGTTCTGGTTCGAATTGACCAAGGATCTCCTGCCGAACCATCTGATCGCGACGGACATGGATACGATCGGCCAGCGCCTGCGTGACGCCGGCGCAACCGAGATCACCTCCGAGCTTGTCTCGCAGCTCGAAGGGCGCTCGCTGCTCGTGAAGAAGTGCAAGGCGTTCCCCGTCGAATGCGTCGTGCGCGGATATCTCGCGGGATCGGCGTACAACGACTATAAGACGATGTTCGGCCATGGCGGGACCGTGAACCTGTACGGCATCCCCGTTCCCGTCGGTCTGCGCGAATCGGACCTCTTCCCCGAACCGCTGTTCACGCCGGCCAGCAAGTCGCATAGCGGTCACGATGAGAATATCACGCAGGCGCGCGCCGCCGAGATCGTGGGGCAGGCGGCCTTTGAGGAGCTGAAGGCTAAGAGTATCGCGCTCTATACGACGGCGCGGGACTACGCCGCCCAGCATGGGATTATCATCGCGGACACCAAGTTTGAATTTGGCGAGATCGACGGTCAGATCATCTTGATCGACGAGGCTCTGACGCCTGATTCCTCGCGCTTCTGGGAGGCGTCGGACTACAAGCCGGGCCGCGCGCAGCTTTCGTTTGATAAGCAGTTTGTCCGCGACTATCTGCTGACTCTGGACTGGGACAAAACGGCCCCCGGACCGGCGCTGCCGGCGGAGATCGTCGAAAAGACCGCCGAGAAGTACCGGGACGCCTATCGCCGCCTGACGGGCCGAGAACTCCATGAGGGAGCACAGCAATGA
- the lepB gene encoding signal peptidase I has translation MRSLRKREWFVLSILLAAALYAYFNFQRVVVSGVSMQPTFHTGQTVFVWKHAPLDQLKIGDVIVFRTDDGTEVIKRIAYIREKDGLPKPPKQVWTPQGYKSFDDMFVDFAASPKGDLLKKPQLGKITIFVLGDNYEHSEDSRDYGPVDTNQILGKVVF, from the coding sequence ATGCGCTCTTTGAGGAAACGAGAGTGGTTCGTGCTGAGCATTCTGCTCGCCGCCGCTCTCTACGCTTATTTCAATTTTCAGCGCGTCGTGGTCAGCGGCGTCTCGATGCAGCCGACATTCCATACGGGACAAACGGTGTTTGTTTGGAAGCACGCGCCGCTCGACCAGCTCAAAATCGGCGATGTGATCGTATTCCGCACCGACGACGGTACGGAAGTCATCAAGCGCATCGCTTATATTCGGGAGAAGGACGGACTGCCGAAGCCGCCCAAGCAAGTCTGGACGCCTCAGGGTTACAAGTCCTTCGACGATATGTTCGTGGACTTTGCCGCATCGCCCAAAGGCGACCTACTCAAGAAGCCTCAGTTGGGTAAGATTACGATTTTTGTCCTCGGCGACAATTACGAACACTCCGAAGACAGCCGCGATTACGGCCCGGTGGACACGAACCAGATCCTCGGCAAGGTTGTCTTCTAA
- the thrC gene encoding threonine synthase → MLRQGIINKYRAYLPVTESTPVISLAEGDTPLIEAPRLAAAIAPNIKLYLKFEGMNPTGSFKDRGMTLAVTKAVEEGATAIMCASTGNTSAAAAAYAARAGIDCVVLLPNTDVALGKLSQALIHGAKVIAIEGTFDDALRLVREITAKYPLALVNSVNPFRIEGQKTGAFEICDDLGFAPDYHAIPVGNAGNITAYWKGYQEYHKLGKVSGLPKMLGFQAAGAAPLVDGAPVAKPHTIATAIRIGDPASAESALAARDQSHGLIDKVTDEEILEAYAMTATLEGVFAEPASVAPIAGLRKLAAQGYFGGEPVSIAVTLTGHGLKDPDRAIKSAPHPITVPASLEAVVQALGL, encoded by the coding sequence ATGCTGCGACAAGGAATCATCAACAAATATCGAGCTTACTTACCGGTGACGGAGTCGACGCCGGTGATTTCGCTTGCTGAGGGCGATACGCCGCTGATCGAGGCGCCCAGGCTGGCGGCGGCGATCGCGCCGAATATCAAGCTTTATTTGAAGTTCGAGGGAATGAACCCCACGGGATCGTTCAAGGACCGGGGCATGACGCTCGCCGTGACCAAAGCGGTGGAGGAGGGGGCGACCGCGATCATGTGCGCCTCCACCGGCAACACCAGCGCCGCCGCCGCCGCGTATGCGGCGCGGGCGGGGATCGACTGCGTGGTGCTGCTGCCCAACACGGATGTCGCGCTGGGGAAACTCTCCCAGGCGCTGATCCATGGCGCGAAGGTCATCGCGATTGAGGGGACGTTTGACGACGCGCTGCGATTGGTGCGCGAGATCACGGCGAAGTACCCGCTGGCGCTGGTCAACTCCGTCAACCCGTTTCGCATCGAGGGGCAAAAGACCGGGGCGTTTGAGATTTGCGACGACCTGGGATTTGCGCCCGATTACCATGCGATTCCGGTTGGAAACGCCGGTAACATTACGGCTTACTGGAAAGGGTATCAAGAGTACCATAAACTGGGTAAAGTATCGGGACTGCCCAAAATGCTTGGTTTCCAGGCGGCCGGGGCGGCGCCTCTCGTCGATGGCGCGCCTGTCGCAAAGCCGCACACGATCGCGACCGCCATTCGTATCGGCGATCCCGCATCTGCGGAATCCGCGCTTGCCGCACGCGATCAGTCCCATGGATTGATCGACAAAGTGACCGACGAAGAGATTCTTGAAGCCTACGCCATGACGGCGACGCTGGAAGGCGTTTTCGCCGAGCCCGCAAGCGTCGCGCCCATCGCCGGACTGCGAAAGCTTGCCGCTCAAGGCTATTTCGGCGGCGAGCCCGTTTCTATCGCCGTGACCCTCACCGGTCATGGATTGAAAGACCCGGATCGCGCCATCAAGAGTGCGCCGCACCCGATTACCGTCCCCGCCTCGCTCGAAGCTGTCGTCCAAGCTTTAGGATTGTGA
- a CDS encoding flavin reductase family protein, producing MYLPADQIPRDLNGRLWAQLIAPRPLALVSTQDGDGVKNIAPFSSYAALSNYPPLLGLSFGLRPDGSEKRTLQNIRANGEFVVNLVPRYLAEIMTQSASHGEPEDDFERLNVNPAKSETVAPPRIVECPAALECRLLQIVALPPSKCEFVVAQVTGVYLRDEFASENGFDPLAADLLASVGVEDYLSLNGEVLTLPKTWE from the coding sequence ATGTACCTGCCGGCGGATCAGATTCCCCGTGACTTGAATGGCCGGCTCTGGGCGCAGCTCATCGCGCCGCGCCCACTGGCGCTCGTTTCGACGCAAGACGGCGATGGCGTGAAGAACATCGCCCCGTTCAGCTCGTACGCCGCCCTCTCCAACTACCCGCCGCTGCTCGGTCTTTCCTTCGGGCTCCGGCCCGATGGGAGCGAGAAGCGCACGCTTCAGAACATCCGCGCGAACGGTGAATTTGTGGTCAACCTTGTGCCGCGCTATCTGGCGGAGATCATGACGCAGTCCGCGTCGCATGGCGAACCCGAGGATGATTTCGAGCGTTTGAACGTGAACCCCGCGAAATCCGAAACCGTCGCGCCACCGCGTATCGTCGAATGTCCCGCCGCGCTGGAGTGCCGCCTGCTGCAAATCGTGGCGCTGCCGCCCAGCAAATGCGAATTCGTGGTCGCCCAGGTGACCGGCGTTTACCTGCGCGATGAATTTGCCTCGGAAAACGGCTTCGATCCTCTGGCCGCCGATCTGCTGGCGAGCGTGGGGGTGGAAGACTATCTCTCGCTCAACGGAGAGGTGCTGACGCTGCCGAAGACTTGGGAGTGA
- a CDS encoding homoserine dehydrogenase has protein sequence MSKDHINVGLIGFGVVGGGTARILAENAETIAKRVGAPITVKRIAVRSLDRARDFAVDPAILTTRPEDVTDDPEIDIVCELVGGMDPAYDLVMRAIKNGKNIVTANKEMMAKSGNALLHAAEQNGLDFSFEGSVAGGIPIIQPLKQALAGNKFRKVAGIVNGTTNYILSKMTSDDADFADVLAEAQAKGYAEADPTADVGGFDAQYKTAILASIAFNSRINLADISVEGITKIAKRDIEVAKDLGYVIKLLGIGEDLGGAVSVRVHPVLLPKSHPLASVNDVYNAVFVQGDAVGDVMFYGRGAGSMPTGSAIVGDIIETARNIRSGSTGRMGCTCFDSKPAVGVDQLEAKFYVRLVAHDRPKVLASIASVFGDFDVSIESVVQRALPDGDAEIVWITHKAIEANLRSALDVIGRLKFVAGVQNSIRVEE, from the coding sequence GTGAGTAAAGATCATATCAATGTCGGATTGATCGGCTTTGGCGTCGTCGGAGGCGGAACGGCCCGCATCCTGGCGGAGAACGCGGAGACGATCGCCAAGCGCGTCGGTGCGCCGATCACCGTGAAGCGGATCGCCGTGCGCAGCCTGGACCGAGCGCGGGATTTCGCGGTCGATCCTGCGATCCTCACCACGCGCCCCGAGGACGTTACGGACGATCCCGAGATCGACATCGTCTGTGAACTGGTCGGCGGCATGGATCCGGCGTATGACCTGGTCATGCGCGCGATCAAAAACGGCAAGAATATCGTCACCGCGAACAAAGAGATGATGGCGAAGTCCGGCAACGCGCTGCTGCATGCGGCGGAGCAGAACGGACTGGACTTCAGCTTCGAAGGCAGCGTCGCCGGTGGCATCCCGATCATCCAGCCGCTCAAGCAGGCGCTCGCCGGCAACAAATTCCGCAAGGTCGCTGGGATCGTCAACGGCACCACCAACTATATCCTCTCGAAAATGACGAGCGATGACGCCGATTTCGCCGACGTGCTGGCCGAAGCGCAGGCGAAGGGCTACGCGGAAGCGGATCCGACGGCCGATGTCGGCGGCTTCGACGCGCAGTACAAAACGGCGATCCTCGCGAGCATTGCTTTCAACTCCCGCATCAATCTCGCCGATATCTCGGTCGAGGGCATCACCAAGATCGCCAAGCGCGATATCGAGGTCGCCAAGGATCTTGGTTACGTGATCAAGCTGCTGGGCATCGGCGAGGATCTGGGCGGCGCGGTCTCCGTGCGCGTCCATCCCGTATTGCTGCCGAAGTCGCACCCGCTGGCCTCGGTCAACGATGTGTATAATGCGGTCTTCGTGCAGGGCGACGCCGTGGGCGACGTGATGTTCTACGGACGCGGCGCCGGCAGCATGCCGACCGGTTCGGCGATTGTCGGCGATATTATCGAAACGGCGCGCAATATCCGCAGCGGTTCGACCGGCCGCATGGGCTGCACCTGCTTCGACAGCAAACCCGCCGTCGGCGTCGATCAACTGGAAGCCAAGTTTTACGTCCGCCTCGTCGCGCACGATCGTCCCAAGGTTCTCGCCAGCATCGCCAGCGTCTTCGGCGATTTCGACGTCAGCATCGAAAGCGTCGTCCAGCGCGCGCTTCCGGACGGCGACGCCGAGATCGTCTGGATCACGCACAAAGCCATCGAAGCCAACCTGCGCTCGGCGCTGGACGTAATCGGCCGCTTGAAATTCGTCGCCGGCGTTCAGAACTCGATCCGGGTCGAGGAGTGA
- the accB gene encoding acetyl-CoA carboxylase biotin carboxyl carrier protein, protein MTEIDNSTETIRRLLALVVEHGLSDLEIEQEGIAIRIKGVSAEAPPVFAAPQMWPAAVPQVSAPVSSPAAAPAAPAKSTTRVALESPMVGVFYRSPTPDDPPFINVGDYVAVDQTIGLIEAMKTYSEVPAEKSGRVVEIVAENGKLVQMGQPLFYVEPS, encoded by the coding sequence TTGACCGAGATCGACAATTCAACGGAGACGATACGCCGGCTGCTCGCTTTGGTTGTGGAGCACGGGCTCTCCGATCTGGAGATTGAGCAGGAAGGGATCGCGATTCGGATCAAGGGCGTGAGCGCGGAGGCGCCGCCTGTTTTCGCCGCGCCGCAGATGTGGCCGGCGGCCGTTCCTCAGGTTTCCGCGCCGGTTTCCTCCCCCGCGGCGGCCCCGGCCGCGCCCGCAAAATCCACGACGCGCGTCGCGCTGGAGTCCCCGATGGTGGGCGTGTTCTATCGCTCGCCGACACCGGACGATCCTCCGTTTATTAATGTGGGCGATTATGTCGCCGTCGATCAGACGATTGGTCTGATCGAAGCCATGAAGACGTACAGCGAAGTGCCGGCGGAGAAGTCGGGACGCGTCGTCGAGATCGTGGCGGAAAACGGCAAGCTCGTGCAGATGGGACAGCCTCTGTTCTATGTGGAGCCATCGTGA
- the pheA gene encoding prephenate dehydratase yields the protein MHGESGPIMSLTNLREQIDAIDSELVSLLNRRAEISLQVGKQKAGEPNVRIFAPERERDVIQRVLALHSDGALPKDALVAIYREIISASIALQRPITVAYWGPPGTFTHMAALQRFGSSAQFHDASNIPSIFGEVERGLADFGVVPVENSTEGVVNYTLDMFHETELKICAEIYINIAHQLVSQAKSIADIKRLYTFSQPLGQCKQWVETHLPNVPIVETMPTSRAAERASEDPEGAGISTEKAAEIYGVPILQPHIEDNANNRTRFLVIGRNEPPQTGRDKTSVLFAVKNEPGSLGRALRAFEDHNVNLSMIASRPTRNVSWEYVQFADFQGHEKDEPVQRALAELRKHSIYVNVLGSYPEG from the coding sequence TTGCACGGCGAATCAGGCCCCATCATGAGTCTGACAAATTTACGCGAGCAGATCGACGCTATTGATAGCGAACTGGTCTCTCTTCTCAATCGACGCGCCGAGATTTCTCTGCAAGTCGGCAAGCAAAAAGCCGGCGAACCCAACGTACGCATCTTTGCTCCCGAGCGCGAGCGCGACGTCATCCAGCGCGTTCTTGCGCTGCACAGCGACGGCGCGCTGCCCAAGGACGCGCTGGTGGCGATCTATCGGGAGATCATCTCCGCCAGCATCGCGCTGCAGCGGCCGATCACGGTCGCCTACTGGGGACCGCCCGGAACATTCACGCACATGGCCGCATTGCAGCGGTTCGGATCGTCGGCGCAGTTCCACGACGCCTCCAATATCCCATCGATCTTCGGTGAAGTCGAGCGCGGGCTGGCGGACTTCGGCGTCGTTCCCGTCGAGAACTCCACGGAGGGCGTCGTTAACTACACGCTGGACATGTTCCACGAGACGGAGCTGAAGATCTGCGCGGAGATCTACATCAACATCGCGCATCAGCTGGTCAGCCAGGCAAAGTCAATCGCGGACATTAAGCGGCTGTACACGTTCAGCCAGCCGCTCGGTCAGTGCAAGCAGTGGGTGGAAACGCATCTGCCGAACGTCCCGATTGTCGAGACGATGCCGACGTCGCGCGCCGCCGAGCGCGCCTCCGAGGATCCCGAAGGCGCCGGCATCTCCACCGAAAAAGCCGCCGAGATTTACGGCGTCCCGATCCTGCAGCCCCATATCGAGGACAACGCGAACAACCGCACCCGCTTCCTGGTCATCGGGCGCAATGAGCCGCCGCAGACCGGCCGGGACAAAACCAGCGTGCTGTTCGCCGTGAAGAACGAGCCTGGCTCCCTGGGACGCGCCCTGCGCGCCTTCGAAGACCACAACGTCAACCTCAGCATGATCGCCTCCCGGCCCACGCGCAACGTTTCCTGGGAATATGTCCAGTTCGCCGACTTCCAGGGACACGAAAAGGACGAGCCCGTACAGCGCGCCCTCGCCGAACTGCGCAAGCATTCCATCTATGTGAACGTGCTGGGATCTTATCCCGAAGGCTGA
- the dapF gene encoding diaminopimelate epimerase has translation MRFTKMQGVGNDFVVIDASAFPQDGDLAALSLQVCERRFGIGADGLLVVGQSNSKATPVTMRMFNPDGSEDMCGNGLRCAGLWAFARGWTAGEREFSVATKEGVRNVRVLESDAEARHGQLTVDMGLPRFASEEIPFCGPTGAPVRNFPLTIDGETFSIHSVNTGSTHTVIFGDEADDARFTRFSPIIEEHPLFPERTSVQWAVPNGDCAIEVRIWERGVGETLGCGTGACAVAVAAKRQGVVPMDAESIDIRSKGGVLRIAWAGEGAAIAMTGPADVVFEGEITID, from the coding sequence ATGCGATTTACTAAGATGCAGGGCGTCGGCAACGACTTCGTGGTGATTGACGCCAGCGCGTTTCCGCAAGACGGGGACCTGGCGGCGCTGTCGCTGCAGGTATGCGAACGCCGATTCGGCATTGGCGCCGATGGCCTTCTGGTGGTGGGACAGAGCAATTCGAAGGCGACTCCCGTCACGATGCGGATGTTCAATCCCGACGGCTCCGAGGATATGTGCGGAAACGGCCTGCGCTGCGCCGGCCTCTGGGCGTTCGCGCGGGGCTGGACGGCCGGCGAGCGCGAGTTTTCCGTGGCGACCAAAGAAGGTGTACGCAATGTGCGCGTTCTGGAATCCGACGCCGAAGCCCGTCACGGTCAACTGACGGTGGACATGGGCCTGCCGCGATTCGCCTCGGAAGAGATCCCATTCTGCGGGCCGACCGGCGCGCCCGTGCGGAATTTTCCACTGACGATTGACGGCGAGACGTTCTCCATCCACAGCGTCAACACGGGCAGCACGCACACCGTGATCTTCGGAGACGAGGCGGACGACGCGCGGTTCACGCGCTTTTCGCCGATCATTGAGGAGCACCCCCTCTTTCCCGAACGCACCAGCGTGCAGTGGGCCGTTCCAAATGGCGACTGTGCGATCGAAGTGCGTATCTGGGAGCGCGGGGTCGGCGAGACGCTGGGCTGCGGGACCGGCGCCTGCGCCGTCGCAGTCGCCGCGAAGCGGCAGGGCGTTGTCCCGATGGACGCCGAGTCCATCGATATCCGATCGAAAGGCGGCGTTCTGCGCATCGCCTGGGCGGGCGAAGGCGCGGCGATCGCCATGACCGGCCCCGCCGATGTTGTATTTGAGGGAGAGATTACCATTGATTGA